The Cellulomonas sp. P24 genome contains a region encoding:
- a CDS encoding ROK family transcriptional regulator has product MPKRERSTATTSTLARVNQTAIIEALRSQGALSRQQLGELTGLSPATINRLTAALIDEGAVVQAGQVPSTGGRPAVLLRYAGGSRVVAAIQVRADRASGILVDFDGTIVVRREVDFGPRLSRQDAGGADAAERDRDRNARLEKTLELLDELLATAVTMGTPCLAAGVAVPGVVQHPDGRVSRMPELDWSDLPLGQLLRERTTIPIVVENDANALAFGEFHRGAGRGVDSLVALVLENGLGAGIITNGQLHRGARAEAGEIGYLLMDRFSLSRSYSDFGDLEDRVGSIALTRRARECGLPVPERGVTAEYVFTLANDGNATAAGIAEEILDMVAIAVGAMVVILDPELVVVGSSFVGSAETVIPAIQERLSGRITGVPPVVAAVHRKDAVLIGAAELAAAEVNGFAYFASNSGTGAPAQATA; this is encoded by the coding sequence GTGCCGAAGCGTGAGCGCAGCACTGCGACCACCAGCACGCTGGCGCGGGTCAACCAGACGGCGATCATCGAGGCGTTGCGCAGCCAGGGGGCCCTCTCGCGGCAGCAGCTCGGGGAGCTGACCGGTCTGAGCCCGGCCACGATCAACCGTCTGACGGCTGCGTTGATCGACGAGGGTGCGGTGGTGCAGGCGGGCCAGGTGCCGTCCACGGGCGGGCGGCCCGCAGTCCTGCTCCGCTACGCGGGCGGCTCGCGCGTCGTGGCCGCGATCCAGGTGCGTGCGGACCGGGCCAGCGGGATCCTCGTCGACTTCGACGGCACGATCGTCGTGCGTCGGGAGGTCGACTTCGGTCCGCGACTGTCCCGCCAGGACGCCGGGGGAGCGGATGCCGCGGAGCGTGACCGGGACCGGAACGCGCGGCTGGAGAAGACCCTCGAGCTGCTCGACGAGCTGCTCGCGACCGCGGTCACGATGGGGACGCCGTGCCTGGCCGCTGGTGTGGCGGTGCCCGGTGTGGTGCAGCACCCGGACGGTCGGGTGAGCAGGATGCCGGAGCTCGACTGGTCCGACCTGCCCCTCGGGCAGCTCCTGCGGGAGCGCACGACCATCCCGATCGTCGTCGAGAACGACGCGAACGCGCTCGCGTTCGGCGAGTTCCATCGCGGCGCGGGCCGGGGGGTCGACAGCCTGGTCGCGCTGGTGCTCGAGAACGGGCTCGGTGCCGGCATCATCACCAACGGTCAGCTGCACCGTGGCGCCCGTGCGGAGGCCGGCGAGATCGGCTACCTGCTGATGGACCGGTTCTCGTTGTCGCGCTCGTACTCGGACTTCGGCGACCTCGAGGACCGCGTCGGCTCGATCGCCCTGACCCGGCGTGCGCGCGAGTGCGGTCTGCCCGTCCCGGAGCGTGGAGTCACCGCGGAGTACGTCTTCACGCTGGCGAACGACGGCAACGCCACGGCGGCGGGGATCGCCGAGGAGATCCTCGACATGGTCGCGATCGCCGTCGGGGCGATGGTCGTGATCCTCGACCCGGAGCTGGTGGTCGTCGGCAGCAGCTTCGTCGGGAGCGCCGAGACCGTCATCCCGGCGATCCAGGAGCGCCTGTCGGGGCGGATCACCGGTGTGCCCCCGGTGGTCGCCGCGGTCCACCGCAAGGACGCCGTCCTGATCGGTGCGGCGGAGCTGGCCGCCGCCGAGGTGAACGGCTTCGCGTACTTCGCGTCGAACAGCGGCACCGGAGCTCCGGCGCAGGCAACGGCCTGA
- a CDS encoding extracellular solute-binding protein, giving the protein MNKTSRRAQRAGLGLVAATALALTGCSVTGATTSSTNNEGDGTGTINVLLMKQAGYTESDVATMIKQFEAANPKITVKPTFVSYEALHDKIVTSAPAGTYDVVHLDVIWPAEFASKGLITDVTSRFPSSWKTEMLGGALSSAEYQGKYYGVPWGPSTKLFFYNKDMVAKVGATADDLKTWDGVLAVAKKIKDAGLVQYPLAWSWSQAEALICDYAQLLGAFGGSFTDSSGKLAVNSGAGVEALTWMKKTIDDGLTDPASLTFLEDDTDKSMAAGKTAMEINWESTFRDLSDPSISKIVGQAAVLPTPAGPNGDHPGVNGSMALAIGAKSTHQAAAWKFIEYVTSEAVQEQFVTSNMPDWRASYTKPDLTKNNPEVFAAAGPAYDSMILRPPVANYNSVSQILQVEIQNALLGKKTPQQAMDDAVKAANGQG; this is encoded by the coding sequence ATGAACAAGACCTCCAGGCGGGCCCAGCGAGCGGGGCTCGGGCTCGTCGCCGCGACCGCGTTGGCGCTCACGGGCTGCAGCGTCACCGGAGCGACGACCTCGAGCACCAACAACGAGGGCGACGGCACCGGGACGATCAACGTCCTGCTGATGAAGCAGGCGGGGTACACCGAGAGCGACGTCGCCACGATGATCAAGCAGTTCGAGGCGGCGAACCCCAAGATCACGGTCAAGCCGACCTTCGTCTCCTACGAGGCCCTCCACGACAAGATCGTGACCTCGGCACCGGCGGGCACGTACGACGTCGTCCACCTCGACGTCATCTGGCCGGCGGAGTTCGCGTCGAAGGGCCTGATCACCGACGTCACGAGCCGTTTCCCGAGCAGCTGGAAGACGGAGATGCTCGGCGGCGCCCTGAGCTCCGCCGAGTACCAGGGCAAGTACTACGGCGTGCCGTGGGGCCCGTCGACGAAGCTGTTCTTCTACAACAAGGACATGGTCGCGAAGGTCGGGGCGACCGCCGACGACCTCAAGACCTGGGACGGCGTCCTCGCCGTCGCCAAGAAGATCAAGGACGCCGGGCTCGTGCAGTACCCGCTCGCGTGGTCCTGGTCGCAGGCCGAGGCCCTGATCTGCGACTACGCCCAGCTGCTCGGTGCCTTCGGCGGCTCCTTCACCGACTCCAGCGGCAAGCTCGCGGTCAACAGCGGGGCGGGCGTCGAGGCGCTCACCTGGATGAAGAAGACGATCGACGACGGACTGACCGACCCGGCGTCCCTCACGTTCCTCGAGGACGACACCGACAAGTCGATGGCCGCCGGGAAGACTGCGATGGAGATCAACTGGGAGTCGACGTTCCGCGACCTGAGCGACCCGTCGATCTCGAAGATCGTCGGCCAGGCAGCGGTCCTGCCCACCCCGGCCGGACCGAACGGTGACCACCCCGGTGTCAACGGCTCGATGGCGCTCGCGATCGGTGCCAAGTCGACGCACCAGGCCGCCGCGTGGAAGTTCATCGAGTACGTCACGAGCGAGGCCGTGCAGGAGCAGTTCGTCACGAGCAACATGCCGGACTGGAGGGCCAGCTACACCAAGCCGGACCTCACCAAGAACAACCCGGAGGTCTTCGCCGCAGCCGGTCCCGCCTACGACTCGATGATCCTGCGGCCGCCGGTAGCGAACTACAACTCCGTGTCGCAGATCCTCCAGGTCGAGATCCAGAACGCCCTGCTCGGCAAGAAGACGCCGCAGCAGGCGATGGACGACGCGGTCAAGGCCGCGAACGGTCAGGGCTGA
- a CDS encoding undecaprenyl-diphosphate phosphatase produces the protein MNFFHALLLGIVEGVTEFLPVSSTGHLTIVEKLLGLDVADAGVTAFTAIIQVGAIIAVIIFFRGDIGRLVVAWVRGLRTPSERSHPDYRMAWYVIIGSIPIGIVGYLGKDLVTGGLRNLWVVVVSLVGWSVVMWAAEKVGRQNRPESATNLKDVLVIGFMQCIALIPGVSRSGTTISAGLFRNLDRVAATRLSFFLSIPALVAAGAYEGLTQASAISASVGWAPTILATLVSLVVAYASIAWLLRLVAHHSLVVFISYRVGLAAVVAVLLLTKVISAV, from the coding sequence ATGAACTTCTTCCATGCACTGCTGCTGGGCATCGTCGAAGGGGTCACCGAGTTCCTGCCGGTGTCGAGCACGGGGCATCTGACGATCGTCGAGAAGCTCCTCGGCCTGGATGTGGCGGACGCCGGCGTCACGGCCTTCACGGCGATCATCCAGGTCGGGGCGATCATCGCCGTGATCATCTTCTTCCGCGGTGACATCGGGCGGCTGGTCGTCGCGTGGGTCCGCGGTCTGAGGACGCCGTCCGAGCGAAGCCACCCGGACTACCGGATGGCCTGGTACGTGATCATCGGCTCGATCCCGATCGGGATCGTCGGGTACCTCGGCAAGGACCTCGTCACGGGGGGCCTGCGGAACCTGTGGGTCGTGGTCGTCTCGCTGGTCGGCTGGAGCGTCGTGATGTGGGCGGCCGAGAAGGTCGGCCGGCAGAACCGGCCGGAGTCCGCGACCAACCTCAAGGACGTCCTGGTGATCGGCTTCATGCAGTGCATCGCGCTGATCCCCGGCGTCTCGCGCTCGGGCACGACGATCAGCGCGGGCCTGTTCCGCAACCTCGACCGCGTCGCCGCGACCCGGCTGTCGTTCTTCCTGTCGATCCCCGCGCTGGTCGCCGCCGGGGCCTACGAGGGTCTCACGCAGGCGAGCGCCATCAGCGCCTCGGTCGGCTGGGCGCCGACGATCCTGGCCACGCTCGTCAGCCTCGTCGTCGCCTACGCGTCGATCGCGTGGCTGCTGCGGCTCGTCGCGCACCACAGCCTCGTCGTCTTCATCAGCTACCGCGTCGGTCTCGCCGCCGTGGTCGCCGTGCTGCTGCTGACGAAGGTCATCAGCGCGGTGTAG
- a CDS encoding carbohydrate ABC transporter permease — translation MTVASAKSSTTAPPPGARAPKRKRESQERLAFWLLLPAAVAVFGVIIYPVIRTLIISFFDVNSALATVTPFVGLQNYTRTLTNPAFWSPMGRTLYFTIVSTALELGFGLIVAGLLNAKLRARWLFRAVVVIPWAIPTIVNAAMWKGILSAQYGALNALLTQLGVIHEYQAWLGDPMTALNMVILADVWKTTPLVAFFLLAGLNSIPAELYDAAKIDRAGWPRIFRSIVLPMLVPSISIVLVLRTIEAFKVFDIIYAMTRGGPVNGTQTIAYYAYVTAFSDQNFGLGSALSFLIVLVILVLTTVYLRLLRRSEMSLL, via the coding sequence ATGACGGTTGCCAGCGCGAAGTCGTCGACGACCGCTCCACCACCAGGAGCGCGTGCGCCGAAGAGGAAGCGGGAGAGCCAGGAACGGCTCGCCTTCTGGCTGCTGCTCCCCGCAGCCGTCGCCGTCTTCGGCGTGATCATCTACCCGGTCATCCGGACGCTGATCATCTCGTTCTTCGACGTCAACTCCGCGCTGGCAACCGTCACCCCGTTCGTCGGGCTGCAGAACTACACGCGCACCCTGACGAACCCCGCGTTCTGGTCGCCGATGGGCCGGACGCTGTACTTCACGATCGTCTCGACCGCCCTCGAGCTCGGGTTCGGGCTGATCGTCGCCGGTCTCCTCAACGCGAAGCTCAGGGCCCGCTGGCTGTTCCGGGCGGTCGTGGTCATCCCCTGGGCCATCCCGACGATCGTCAACGCAGCCATGTGGAAGGGCATCCTCAGCGCGCAGTACGGCGCGCTCAACGCCCTGCTCACCCAGCTCGGCGTGATCCACGAGTACCAGGCCTGGCTCGGCGACCCGATGACCGCGCTCAACATGGTGATCCTCGCGGACGTGTGGAAGACGACGCCCCTCGTCGCGTTCTTCCTCCTCGCGGGCCTCAACTCGATCCCGGCCGAGCTGTACGACGCGGCGAAGATCGACCGTGCGGGCTGGCCGCGGATCTTCCGTTCGATCGTGCTGCCGATGCTCGTGCCGTCGATCTCGATCGTCCTCGTGCTGCGCACGATCGAGGCGTTCAAGGTGTTCGACATCATCTACGCGATGACCCGGGGCGGGCCCGTCAACGGCACCCAGACGATCGCCTACTACGCGTACGTGACGGCGTTCTCGGACCAGAACTTCGGGCTCGGCTCGGCGCTCTCGTTCCTCATCGTGCTGGTCATCCTCGTGCTCACGACCGTCTACCTCAGACTGCTGCGCCGATCGGAGATGAGCCTGCTGTGA
- a CDS encoding carbohydrate ABC transporter permease, producing the protein MKRQTRYAVLVHVGAAIVSILILAPFAWMVIASVSPQRMLISTPLRWIPDHLYLDRYAQIFSSEPGSVGESFRAALVNSTVVAVGTVAISMVVGILGAYAFARLRFRFRRSVLGLFLVTYMLPQVALLIPLYLILNSLGLLDTKVGLILVDCALVIPFVLWILSNYFLTIPVELEEAARIDGTSRLGALFWVILPAARPGIFAAIMFAFLLAWDEFMYALIFTSSSAAKTLPVVISEFAGRYTTDFGLVAAGGILAALPPIIVAVAFQRYVVSGMAAGGVKG; encoded by the coding sequence GTGAAGAGACAGACCCGTTACGCGGTCCTCGTGCACGTCGGCGCGGCGATCGTCTCGATCCTGATCCTCGCGCCGTTCGCCTGGATGGTCATCGCGAGCGTCTCGCCGCAGCGGATGCTCATCAGCACCCCGCTCCGGTGGATCCCGGACCACCTCTACCTCGACCGGTACGCGCAGATCTTCAGCAGCGAGCCGGGAAGCGTCGGCGAGAGCTTCCGTGCCGCCCTGGTGAACTCGACGGTGGTCGCGGTCGGGACCGTCGCGATCTCGATGGTCGTCGGGATCCTCGGCGCGTACGCGTTCGCGCGGCTGCGCTTCCGGTTCCGACGCTCCGTCCTCGGGCTGTTCCTCGTGACGTACATGCTGCCGCAGGTCGCGCTGCTGATCCCGCTCTACCTGATCCTCAACTCCCTCGGGCTGCTCGACACCAAGGTCGGGCTGATCCTCGTCGACTGCGCCCTGGTCATCCCGTTCGTGCTCTGGATCCTCAGCAACTACTTCCTGACGATCCCCGTGGAGCTCGAGGAGGCGGCGCGGATCGACGGCACGAGCCGGCTCGGTGCGCTGTTCTGGGTGATCCTGCCGGCGGCCCGTCCCGGGATCTTTGCCGCGATCATGTTCGCGTTCCTGCTGGCCTGGGACGAGTTCATGTACGCGCTGATCTTCACGTCGTCGAGTGCCGCGAAGACGTTGCCCGTCGTGATCTCCGAGTTCGCCGGCCGGTACACGACCGACTTCGGGCTCGTCGCCGCCGGAGGGATCCTCGCCGCGCTGCCGCCGATCATCGTGGCCGTCGCATTCCAGCGGTACGTCGTCAGCGGCATGGCCGCCGGTGGGGTCAAGGGCTGA
- a CDS encoding EAL domain-containing protein has protein sequence MTLDIARRNRPWVANDPADTATWDGAPPGDSTVGALGDLAVPAVLVPGDSRTTEVDELFRHDGSLRCVVLTTADGPVLVDRSAFEAALTGRLGYGRLLHSRRAVVEMVTEDTLVMPHDAPIAAAGAAVLARRSPGTVANAVVVRQPDGGLGVAHVSTIFERLAHDYAYQSLHDPLTHLPNRLYLMEQFHQSADGDWSAVLFIDLDRFKDVNDELGHGAGDQVLAQFADRLRSSCRSHDVVARLGGDEFAVLTAAPLSPAQTLALAERLVLEAAAPFTVTVTDASGVVAEHLVTIGASVGVAHADRSHPTGRVSSLDVLLKHADLAMYRAKEHGRGRTSNYDPTMGAGRDTAPATQVRRQLERRLREAIANRTLSLHYQPLVQLPSGQVFGVEALARWHDPELGNVPPDRFIPLAEETGLIIDLGAWVLSTACLQGARWAAGAAQDLSVAVNVSPVQIAQPGFFDVVVAALTGAGLPAHRLCLEITETAEITDVADTVRVLDQLRQLGVQVALDDFGTGHSSLTMLRSLPLDVVKIDRSFVERVARSSQDAVLVRLVIDTAHTLGLEVCAEGVESADQASQLLSMGCDSAQGWYFGMPEPASERLTRSLALPPAVPLVDPTLPPPVPLGAADELVVVTSGDRTITYTSSTCAAILGWRPQDLLGTSVVDYLHPDTLARIDRGETIPALHTDGRSTHQVRHRDGSYRWLDTRAQSLRDDAGAVIEVLFFSRDITLTIQTQDALTDAETKFRHAFDDSPTGMALTGLDGRLLRVNDAFATMLGRRPRDLVAVAAADLTHPDDRPAQEADLDLLRTGRASAHDVVRRYLHLDGSVVPAHVTIAVINDRRAEPAYLISHIVPAAGLPA, from the coding sequence GTGACACTCGACATCGCGCGACGGAACCGGCCATGGGTCGCGAACGACCCCGCGGACACGGCGACGTGGGACGGTGCGCCACCCGGCGACTCGACCGTCGGTGCCCTGGGTGACCTCGCGGTCCCGGCCGTCCTCGTCCCCGGCGACAGCCGCACGACCGAGGTCGACGAGCTGTTCCGCCACGACGGGTCGTTGCGCTGCGTGGTGCTGACGACCGCGGACGGCCCGGTGCTCGTCGACCGGTCGGCGTTCGAGGCCGCGCTCACCGGGCGCCTGGGCTACGGGCGGTTGCTGCACTCGCGTCGCGCGGTCGTGGAGATGGTCACCGAGGACACCCTCGTGATGCCCCACGACGCCCCCATCGCCGCCGCAGGCGCCGCGGTGCTCGCGCGCCGCAGCCCGGGAACCGTCGCGAACGCGGTGGTCGTGCGCCAGCCCGACGGAGGGCTCGGCGTCGCGCACGTCTCGACCATCTTCGAGCGCCTCGCGCACGACTACGCCTACCAGTCCCTGCACGACCCGTTGACGCACCTCCCGAACCGGCTCTACCTGATGGAGCAGTTCCACCAGTCCGCCGACGGCGACTGGTCGGCGGTGCTGTTCATCGACCTCGACCGGTTCAAGGACGTCAACGACGAGCTGGGGCACGGGGCCGGCGACCAGGTCCTCGCGCAGTTCGCCGATCGTCTCCGCTCGTCCTGCCGCAGCCACGACGTCGTGGCCCGGCTGGGCGGGGACGAGTTCGCCGTCCTGACCGCGGCTCCGCTGAGCCCTGCGCAGACCCTCGCCCTCGCGGAGCGCCTGGTCCTCGAGGCGGCGGCCCCGTTCACGGTGACCGTGACCGACGCGTCGGGCGTCGTCGCCGAGCACCTCGTGACGATCGGGGCGAGCGTCGGGGTCGCGCACGCCGACCGCTCGCACCCCACGGGCCGGGTGTCGTCGCTGGACGTGCTGCTCAAGCATGCCGACCTCGCGATGTACCGCGCGAAGGAGCACGGGCGCGGACGGACGTCGAACTACGACCCGACGATGGGCGCCGGGCGCGACACCGCCCCGGCGACGCAGGTCCGACGGCAGCTCGAGCGCCGGCTCCGCGAGGCCATCGCGAACCGCACCCTGTCCCTGCACTACCAGCCGCTCGTCCAGCTCCCGTCCGGCCAGGTGTTCGGGGTCGAGGCGCTGGCCCGCTGGCACGACCCGGAGCTGGGCAACGTGCCCCCGGACCGGTTCATCCCGCTCGCCGAGGAGACCGGCCTGATCATCGACCTCGGCGCGTGGGTGCTGTCCACCGCGTGCCTGCAGGGCGCACGGTGGGCCGCCGGTGCGGCGCAGGACCTGAGCGTCGCGGTGAACGTGTCCCCCGTGCAGATCGCCCAGCCGGGGTTCTTCGACGTCGTCGTGGCCGCACTGACCGGCGCAGGTCTGCCTGCCCACCGGTTGTGCCTCGAGATCACCGAGACCGCGGAGATCACCGACGTCGCGGACACCGTGCGGGTGCTCGACCAGCTCCGGCAGCTCGGTGTGCAGGTCGCGCTGGACGACTTCGGCACCGGTCACTCGTCCCTGACGATGCTGCGCTCGCTCCCCCTGGACGTCGTGAAGATCGACCGGTCCTTCGTCGAGCGGGTCGCCCGCAGCTCGCAGGACGCCGTCCTGGTGCGCCTCGTCATCGACACCGCGCACACGTTGGGGCTCGAGGTCTGCGCCGAGGGTGTCGAGTCCGCCGACCAGGCCAGCCAGCTGCTCTCCATGGGCTGCGACTCCGCGCAGGGCTGGTACTTCGGCATGCCGGAGCCGGCGTCCGAGCGCCTCACCCGGTCGCTCGCGCTGCCGCCTGCAGTTCCCCTCGTGGACCCGACGCTCCCACCGCCCGTCCCGCTCGGTGCCGCCGACGAGCTCGTCGTCGTCACGTCGGGTGACCGGACCATCACCTACACCTCGTCGACCTGCGCGGCCATCCTCGGCTGGCGCCCGCAGGACCTCCTCGGGACCTCCGTGGTCGACTACCTCCACCCGGACACCCTCGCGAGGATCGACCGCGGGGAGACGATCCCGGCCCTGCACACCGATGGGCGGTCCACGCACCAGGTCCGCCACCGCGACGGCAGCTACCGCTGGCTGGACACCCGCGCCCAGTCGCTGCGGGACGACGCCGGCGCCGTCATCGAGGTGCTGTTCTTCAGCCGCGACATCACCCTGACCATCCAGACCCAGGACGCGTTGACCGACGCGGAGACGAAGTTCCGGCACGCCTTCGACGACTCCCCCACCGGGATGGCCCTCACCGGTCTCGACGGGAGGCTCCTGCGCGTCAACGACGCCTTCGCCACCATGCTCGGCCGCCGCCCGCGCGACCTGGTCGCCGTCGCAGCCGCCGACCTCACGCACCCCGACGACCGACCCGCGCAGGAGGCCGACCTCGACCTGCTGCGCACCGGCCGCGCGTCCGCGCACGACGTCGTCAGGCGCTACCTCCACCTGGACGGCAGTGTCGTGCCCGCACACGTCACCATCGCCGTCATCAACGACCGCCGCGCCGAACCCGCCTATCTGATCAGCCACATCGTGCCGGCCGCTGGGCTTCCCGCATGA
- a CDS encoding SIS domain-containing protein, with the protein MSLKTPFVDAMRAQPDNLALARTTVGRSLDTAVLAPWEPGETVGVVAMGASSHSGHALVAVLAGAGVRAVNLVASDLSAGAPGFQPADHYVIVSESGRSPEPIAAGRGLTVGRRIGISNFPAAPLAEVVDVALDLGGFDDSPVYTSGYTATLLAYALLLDRLGVVPAGPEVAAVPDTVAAALAEYDDVARRIAADVAGATSIDVVGRGTSYASATEAALMFREGLRVPAAGFETFQYLHGPMEPLDDHAVLIVFGDGRELTVPDSALTSGAHVVLVTTAPEAAIPSAGHPRLTIVPLAPGLGGLVRPIVEIVIMQLVMAHASETRDFTLEEFLFTQTDTKLDEQPTEVLEPATPQA; encoded by the coding sequence ATGTCCCTGAAGACCCCGTTCGTCGACGCGATGCGCGCGCAGCCGGACAACCTGGCGCTCGCCCGCACGACCGTGGGACGGAGCCTCGACACCGCGGTGCTCGCACCCTGGGAGCCGGGGGAGACCGTCGGGGTCGTCGCGATGGGTGCGTCGAGCCACTCGGGGCACGCACTCGTCGCCGTGCTCGCGGGCGCGGGGGTGCGTGCCGTCAACCTCGTGGCATCCGACCTGTCCGCCGGCGCACCGGGGTTCCAGCCTGCCGACCACTACGTGATCGTGTCGGAGTCGGGCCGGAGCCCCGAGCCGATCGCGGCCGGCCGGGGCCTCACCGTCGGTCGGCGGATCGGGATCAGCAACTTCCCGGCGGCGCCGCTGGCCGAGGTCGTGGACGTCGCCCTCGACCTGGGCGGCTTCGACGACTCGCCGGTCTACACGTCGGGCTACACCGCGACCCTGCTCGCCTACGCGCTGCTGCTCGACCGGCTCGGCGTCGTCCCTGCCGGCCCCGAGGTCGCAGCAGTCCCGGACACCGTCGCGGCGGCGCTCGCGGAGTACGACGACGTGGCACGTCGGATCGCCGCGGACGTGGCCGGCGCCACGTCGATCGACGTCGTCGGGCGGGGCACGTCCTACGCGTCCGCCACCGAGGCTGCGCTGATGTTCCGCGAGGGGTTGCGGGTGCCCGCGGCGGGGTTCGAGACGTTCCAGTACCTGCACGGGCCGATGGAGCCCCTCGACGACCACGCCGTGCTGATCGTCTTCGGCGACGGGCGGGAGCTCACCGTGCCCGACTCGGCGCTGACGTCGGGCGCGCACGTCGTCCTGGTGACGACCGCACCCGAGGCGGCGATCCCGTCGGCCGGTCACCCGCGCCTGACGATCGTGCCGCTCGCGCCCGGACTCGGCGGACTCGTGCGGCCGATCGTCGAGATCGTGATCATGCAGCTGGTCATGGCCCACGCGAGCGAGACCCGGGACTTCACGCTCGAGGAATTCCTGTTCACGCAGACCGACACGAAGCTCGACGAGCAGCCGACCGAGGTCCTCGAGCCCGCGACCCCGCAGGCCTGA
- a CDS encoding diguanylate cyclase, whose translation MPVGAYMSKEVMTAAISALDQALYMHEQWCNGVYCSLICRLPPDERDLADVPHRRCPFGQWYYAQQDTPLGQHPGFVAVATEHEQLHRIGAHLLAMSHAGESISVRDYDSFVNSMTRLRAEVAGLRHELEDGVTNRDPLTGAASRIGMLTKLRLQQQMVKRELQACTIAMMDLDLFKTVNDTYGHQAGDIVLVETVRYVLTHLRPYDEFFRYGGEEFLVCVPGMNAQAGLEAIERIREGLSTLVIDVGGGHTVQVTASFGMTLLDADVPVEESINRADQALYRAKGAGRNQTQVWDPSMS comes from the coding sequence ATGCCGGTCGGTGCCTACATGTCCAAAGAGGTCATGACCGCGGCGATCTCCGCCCTGGACCAGGCCTTGTACATGCACGAGCAGTGGTGCAACGGGGTCTACTGCTCGCTCATCTGCCGGCTGCCGCCCGACGAGCGCGACCTCGCCGACGTGCCGCACCGGCGGTGCCCGTTCGGGCAGTGGTACTACGCACAGCAGGACACCCCGCTCGGCCAGCACCCGGGGTTCGTCGCGGTGGCGACCGAGCACGAGCAGCTTCACCGCATCGGCGCCCACCTGCTCGCGATGTCGCACGCCGGTGAGTCGATCTCCGTGCGCGACTACGACAGCTTCGTCAACTCGATGACCCGCCTGCGTGCGGAGGTGGCCGGCCTCCGGCACGAGCTCGAGGACGGCGTCACCAACCGTGACCCCCTGACGGGCGCGGCCAGCCGCATCGGGATGCTGACGAAGCTGCGCCTGCAGCAGCAGATGGTCAAGCGCGAGCTCCAGGCCTGCACGATCGCGATGATGGACCTCGACCTGTTCAAGACCGTCAACGACACCTACGGCCACCAGGCCGGCGACATCGTCCTGGTCGAGACCGTCCGCTACGTCCTCACGCACCTGCGTCCGTACGACGAGTTCTTCCGCTACGGCGGCGAGGAGTTCCTAGTGTGCGTCCCAGGGATGAACGCACAGGCAGGGCTCGAGGCGATCGAGCGGATCCGGGAGGGGCTGTCGACGCTGGTGATCGACGTGGGCGGGGGCCACACGGTGCAGGTGACGGCATCGTTCGGGATGACGCTGCTCGACGCGGACGTCCCGGTCGAGGAGTCGATCAACCGCGCGGACCAGGCCCTGTACCGGGCCAAGGGCGCGGGCCGCAACCAGACTCAGGTCTGGGACCCGTCGATGTCCTGA
- a CDS encoding BadF/BadG/BcrA/BcrD ATPase family protein, with protein MIAGIDVGGTKTHVRVEEAGAVVLDTSVPTSTWQHGGLLDDDENTTRLLALLDGIDGADEAPLVVGAHGLDSERQADQFRRLLAERHHGPTQAVNDVELLAPAAGFGDAIAVVVGTGSKVVAHTALGEPLSAGGYGFLLSDPGSAAALARDAVRAVVDARDTGARPDELGRLLMAHFGATDEVALCYAFTADATLTAWAALAPLVFTAADRGSALAVGVVEAAATELATGVGQVHARGAVGTDVVCAGGVIVNQPRLFEALVRHIDELGLGLAVHLIDVAPVLGAVALAQRLPAHASTK; from the coding sequence GTGATCGCAGGAATCGACGTGGGCGGCACCAAGACCCACGTGCGGGTCGAGGAGGCCGGGGCCGTGGTGCTCGACACCTCGGTCCCCACCAGCACCTGGCAGCACGGCGGCCTGCTGGACGACGACGAGAACACCACCCGGCTCCTCGCCCTGCTCGACGGGATCGACGGCGCGGACGAGGCGCCGCTGGTCGTCGGCGCGCACGGCCTCGACAGCGAGCGGCAGGCGGACCAGTTCCGCCGGCTGCTCGCCGAGCGTCACCACGGACCGACCCAGGCGGTCAACGACGTCGAGCTCCTGGCACCCGCTGCCGGGTTCGGCGACGCGATCGCCGTCGTCGTCGGGACCGGCTCGAAGGTCGTCGCGCACACCGCCCTCGGCGAGCCGCTCTCCGCCGGCGGCTACGGGTTCCTGCTCAGCGACCCCGGAAGCGCCGCAGCGCTCGCCCGCGACGCGGTTCGCGCCGTCGTCGACGCCCGGGACACCGGCGCGCGACCCGACGAGCTCGGCCGGCTGCTCATGGCGCACTTCGGGGCCACCGACGAGGTCGCCCTCTGCTACGCGTTCACCGCCGACGCCACCCTCACGGCCTGGGCCGCCCTCGCGCCCCTCGTCTTCACCGCCGCCGACCGTGGCAGCGCCCTCGCGGTCGGCGTCGTCGAGGCCGCCGCGACGGAGCTCGCCACGGGGGTCGGCCAGGTCCACGCGCGCGGTGCCGTCGGCACGGACGTGGTCTGCGCCGGCGGCGTGATCGTCAACCAGCCGCGTCTGTTCGAGGCGCTCGTCCGCCACATCGACGAGCTCGGCCTCGGGCTCGCGGTGCACCTCATCGACGTCGCACCGGTCCTCGGTGCCGTCGCCCTCGCCCAGCGTCTTCCTGCCCACGCGTCAACCAAGTGA